The DNA segment GCTGAGTGGTACTGGGGAAGTCATTGGGAGCGGGGGTTCCTAATTTGACGACGACAAGACTGCTTAACGTAGCTACCCCAGCATAGACGCCCTCTGATGCACGGCCATTTCCGGCTGCGATCCCCATGACTGCTGTCCCATGGCCGCCTGGATCTGAACTTGGAACAAGAGTCGGATCTCCTGATAAGGCTTCATCAATCTGTTCCTTCGTGTATTCTGTTCCGATATTATATCCTTCGGGAGCAGGACCTGTTTGGATTGTCTGGTCCCAGAGACGCAAGATTCGCGTTGTTCCGTCTTCATTGCGAAAATCCGGATGCGTGTAATCAATTCCGGAATCAATACATGCAACCAGAACGCCATTTCCAAAAAGTCCATTGACATCATTCTGCTGCAGCGGATTTATGCAGGAAACGGCTCTTCCCGGATAGGCAGCAAAGGCCAGACGTTTGGGCTTTTCCATGTAGGTAATTTGAGGAAGAAGAGCCACCGTGTCCACAAGATCCGCCGGGACGATAAGAATTGCATAGTTGCCGAGAAGTAGGGTGATGACAATTCCCTCCTGCTCGAGAAAGCTGATATCTCCCTGGTAGTTTACGATGACCTCCCAGGTGTCACGCTCTACATTATGACCGATATTTAAGATGTATGATTTTCGTCTTTCCTCGGGGGTGGCTTCAAGTGCCAGGTTTAAAAGATTCTCTATTTTCTGATTAGGCATATAAGACTCCTTTTATCTGAGATATGATACCCTAATATCAGGGTATGAAGGAATCGCAAGATCTGTGCTTCATAGAATTGAATCTGTGATATGATGATAGGGAAAAAGAAAGGAGCAGAGTTATGAATGACTTTGAGATGGCAAAAAAAATCATACAGGAAGGAAGCAATATTGTGTTTTTTGGCGGAGCAGGTGTGTCCACTGCATCAGGAATTCCAGATTTCAGATCAGCGACGGGTCTGTATAATCGGAAAGCGGGAAGTGATTATTCACCGGAGTATATGTTAAGCCATACCTTTTTCATAAAACATCCAGATTATTTTTATGATTATCTGAGGAATAATTTATATTACCCTAAAGCCCAGCCAAATGATGCACATCAAGCATTGGCGAAACTGGAAAAAGAAGGCAAACTGACCGCCGTGGTCACACAAAACATTGATGGACTCCATCAGGCCGCCGGTTCGAAAAACGTAATTGAGTTTCACGGAAGCAGCAACAGATTCCACTGCATGCAATGTAAAAAGGAATATTCAGCAGAATTGGTGTATCAGTCGACAGATGTTCCAAGATGTGATGTATGTGGAGGACTGGTGAGACCTGATATTGTATTATATGAGGAGCCAATTGACCCAAACGTGTATCAGCGGGCAATTGAAGCAGTGTCGAATGCAGATATTTTGATCGTCGGAGGGACATCTCTGGTTGTTTATCCGGCGGCAGGACTTCTCGCATATTATGATAAAAAGAAATTGATTTTGATTAATCAGGAAACAACGGTCAATGACCATGCGGCAAATTATATAATAAAAGGAGATATATCACAGATTCTGAAAGAACTGGCAGATTAAAGAAAAAAATACAGCCTGTGAGTGCCCCGCCTTTACGGGGCCAGTTATGCAGGCTGTATCCTTTCTTGTGACTTATTCAGGATGAACTTCTGCCCTGGTATCGTCTAATATAGAAGTACAATGAGGGCAGCGTGTCGCTTCAATATCAATCTCCGACTTGCAGTAAGGACAGATTTTAGTGGTATCTTCCTCCTCTTCTTCGATTCCTCTGACATGGTTAGCTGTGGCAGAGATTTTGTTCAGTGTTTTGATCAGCATAAATATAACCAGAGCCATAATTAAAAATTGAAGAATACTGGTGATAAACACTCCGAAATTTAAGGTAGGAGCCTTTGCAGCAGCAGCCTCGGCAAGTGTGTCATAGTGATGACCATTCAAAGATATAAACCAGTTTTCAAAATTGACGCCTCCGGTGACCATCGTGATAAGAGGCATGATGATATCGGCCACCAGAGAACTGACAATATTTTGGAAGGCTCCGCCGATGATAACACCGACTGCCAGATCCATAACGTTACCCTGCATGATGAATTCTTTGAATTCGGCGATAAATCCCTTCTTTTCCATGGTAATCCCCCTTCTTCTTATGTATTTGATCATAGTTTAGTCCATATGGTAAAAGATGTCAAGATGTATAGGGAATACTTGCATAAGGACATTCTGTAAATGGATACAATAGTAATAACATCAGATTTGAGGTCAGTATATGGAAGATCATCCTGGAAAATCACCTGCTTTAATTAGAAAGTTTTCGTTTATGATGTTTGCTGTTTTCC comes from the Blautia liquoris genome and includes:
- a CDS encoding NAD-dependent protein deacylase, whose amino-acid sequence is MNDFEMAKKIIQEGSNIVFFGGAGVSTASGIPDFRSATGLYNRKAGSDYSPEYMLSHTFFIKHPDYFYDYLRNNLYYPKAQPNDAHQALAKLEKEGKLTAVVTQNIDGLHQAAGSKNVIEFHGSSNRFHCMQCKKEYSAELVYQSTDVPRCDVCGGLVRPDIVLYEEPIDPNVYQRAIEAVSNADILIVGGTSLVVYPAAGLLAYYDKKKLILINQETTVNDHAANYIIKGDISQILKELAD
- the mscL gene encoding large conductance mechanosensitive channel protein MscL produces the protein MEKKGFIAEFKEFIMQGNVMDLAVGVIIGGAFQNIVSSLVADIIMPLITMVTGGVNFENWFISLNGHHYDTLAEAAAAKAPTLNFGVFITSILQFLIMALVIFMLIKTLNKISATANHVRGIEEEEEDTTKICPYCKSEIDIEATRCPHCTSILDDTRAEVHPE